In Acidimicrobiales bacterium, one genomic interval encodes:
- a CDS encoding serine hydrolase, translating to NHLPSGRELRDVALPGGYGEVGFDGAGFGLTVAVGLGPARSGGVGPPGDFMWGGAASTIFWIDPTEDLFVVFMTQLMPSATFDFRSQLRALTYGAVSD from the coding sequence GAATCACCTGCCCTCCGGGAGGGAACTGCGCGACGTCGCTCTGCCGGGCGGCTATGGCGAGGTCGGGTTTGACGGCGCAGGTTTCGGGCTCACGGTGGCCGTCGGGCTCGGGCCGGCGCGCTCGGGGGGCGTCGGACCCCCCGGTGATTTCATGTGGGGCGGTGCCGCCTCCACGATCTTCTGGATCGACCCGACCGAAGATCTGTTCGTCGTCTTCATGACTCAGCTCATGCCGTCGGCGACATTCGACTTCCGCAGCCAGCTTCGGGCCCTCACGTACGGAGCCGTCTCGGACTGA
- a CDS encoding prolyl oligopeptidase family serine peptidase, whose product MRRCVRRPVAVAAIAALSACLAAPPAQATSKPPNTAAVPTGLSGGMPPAAYRPEPSLPAPKNWPFPDRFSHTDGTGRLMDGAFEWTGFLYDDHGARGLPGAGTEAPLASSVGTYRYPDGPAAGNGANIFRTAVGLTAAGSWWRVDWTTLNDPNIPIAEFALDTDNSATTGGSAWPAGAGVRSPGIDKALLVSAKGAWLINVASGARTALSGSSVDTRARSFTVFVPRSLMDPAGTWNVRLVAGLANPSGNGFEPVTPSNGALPGEPAVYDVGFRAYTQEPEVNNYWMDSGQANALASGDISPFAATVDWRALGQHTTTGEPMPTGYTNRWYVSSIELGQGVHFMPNGQEDLRPGLLNRVQPYAVYVPTGYTPSKPLPLTWILHSLDENWNQYGSLDPKFVQEACQQRDSICATTAGRGTDGWYFDEAELDFWEVWNRLASGYRLDPERTAISGYSMGGWGTYKIGLAHPDLFAKAVVLEGPVICGLRAFPGAAGAAGPGHCSTDGDSIPVIPSARNLPYVISQGAADELVPLPGEIPDMQKFASLGYRYRYELYPAADHLVYPFFDGFSDQAAHLSGPPRVDNPAHVTYDWYPDLDRPDLGIGSTGAYWLRDTRGRTVAPGTVATLDAVSSALPNPAITPVTSTGVLAPGDPFPAVVTEQSWVYGAQPALRPMITLRLSDVGSLGVDIVRAGIPAGRGAALPVTTDGPVTVTLLRAGPGLPVGLDGVRVGTVSASGQIAVPVPTGSHTISLG is encoded by the coding sequence GTGCGTCGTTGCGTCCGCCGCCCTGTAGCCGTCGCAGCCATCGCCGCCCTCAGCGCTTGCCTGGCAGCTCCCCCAGCCCAGGCCACCAGCAAACCGCCCAACACCGCCGCCGTCCCCACCGGCCTTTCCGGAGGGATGCCCCCCGCCGCGTACCGACCCGAACCGTCCCTCCCCGCGCCGAAGAACTGGCCCTTCCCCGACCGCTTCTCACACACCGACGGCACCGGCCGGTTGATGGACGGAGCCTTCGAATGGACGGGCTTTCTCTACGACGACCACGGTGCCAGGGGCCTCCCGGGGGCGGGGACGGAGGCTCCCCTGGCCTCGTCGGTCGGGACCTACCGCTACCCTGATGGCCCCGCCGCTGGCAACGGGGCCAACATCTTTCGTACCGCGGTCGGATTGACCGCCGCCGGCAGCTGGTGGCGGGTCGACTGGACCACCCTCAACGACCCCAATATTCCTATCGCCGAGTTCGCCCTCGACACCGACAACTCGGCGACCACCGGAGGCAGCGCGTGGCCGGCGGGAGCGGGAGTCCGTTCGCCCGGGATCGACAAGGCACTCCTCGTCTCGGCCAAGGGGGCGTGGCTGATCAACGTGGCCAGCGGTGCGCGAACGGCGTTGTCCGGATCGAGCGTCGACACCCGCGCCCGTTCGTTCACGGTATTCGTGCCCCGCTCGCTCATGGATCCGGCCGGCACGTGGAACGTGCGCCTCGTCGCAGGCCTCGCCAATCCGAGCGGCAACGGCTTCGAGCCGGTCACCCCGAGCAACGGCGCCCTGCCCGGTGAACCGGCGGTGTACGACGTCGGCTTCCGTGCCTACACCCAGGAGCCCGAGGTCAACAACTATTGGATGGACAGCGGGCAAGCCAACGCCTTGGCCAGCGGCGACATCAGCCCCTTCGCCGCAACAGTCGACTGGCGGGCCCTCGGTCAGCACACGACCACCGGTGAGCCGATGCCGACTGGCTATACCAACCGCTGGTACGTGTCATCCATCGAGCTCGGCCAGGGCGTCCATTTCATGCCCAATGGACAAGAAGACCTACGTCCCGGGTTGCTCAACCGGGTGCAGCCCTACGCGGTCTACGTCCCCACCGGCTACACGCCTTCGAAGCCTCTCCCGCTCACCTGGATCCTGCACTCCCTGGACGAGAACTGGAACCAGTACGGCTCCCTAGACCCGAAGTTCGTGCAGGAGGCGTGCCAGCAACGCGATTCCATCTGCGCCACCACAGCTGGCCGGGGCACGGACGGGTGGTACTTCGACGAGGCGGAGCTGGACTTCTGGGAGGTGTGGAACCGTCTGGCGTCTGGCTACCGGCTCGATCCCGAGCGCACCGCAATCTCCGGGTACTCGATGGGCGGCTGGGGGACGTACAAGATCGGCCTCGCCCATCCCGACCTGTTCGCCAAGGCCGTCGTGCTCGAGGGCCCGGTCATCTGTGGACTCCGGGCGTTCCCGGGCGCCGCCGGGGCTGCCGGCCCCGGCCACTGCAGCACCGACGGCGACAGCATCCCGGTCATCCCCAGCGCCCGCAACCTCCCGTACGTGATCAGTCAGGGTGCCGCCGACGAGCTGGTGCCGCTCCCGGGCGAGATACCCGACATGCAGAAGTTCGCGTCGCTCGGCTATCGCTACCGCTACGAGCTGTACCCGGCTGCCGACCACCTCGTGTACCCGTTCTTTGACGGCTTCTCCGACCAGGCCGCTCACCTGAGCGGACCGCCTCGGGTCGACAATCCGGCCCACGTCACCTACGACTGGTACCCGGACTTGGACCGCCCGGACTTGGGGATCGGTTCGACGGGAGCGTACTGGCTACGCGACACCCGAGGTCGGACTGTGGCGCCTGGCACCGTCGCGACGCTGGATGCCGTCTCGTCCGCCCTGCCCAACCCGGCCATCACGCCCGTAACCAGCACCGGAGTCCTGGCGCCCGGCGACCCTTTCCCTGCCGTGGTCACCGAGCAGAGCTGGGTCTACGGCGCCCAGCCCGCGCTCCGACCCATGATCACGCTGCGCCTGTCCGACGTTGGCTCGCTCGGCGTCGATATCGTCCGGGCAGGCATCCCCGCTGGCAGGGGCGCAGCGTTGCCCGTGACCACCGACGGGCCCGTGACGGTGACGCTCCTACGCGCCGGACCTGGCCTCCCGGTGGGTCTCGACGGGGTGCGAGTGGGAACCGTCTCCGCGTCGGGCCAGATTGCCGTGCCGGTACCCACCGGCAGCCACACGATCAGCCTCGGGTAG
- a CDS encoding SDR family oxidoreductase, whose product MSQLSIADLFSVAGKTVLVTGGSRGIGEMIAAGFLANDATVYISSRKADVCDATAARLSESHNNRCTSIPADLSRLEDVDRLSEAVRGREEHLDVLVNNAGASWGAPVDEFPENGWDKVMDTNVKGVFFLTQRLLPLLQAAATPESPARVINIGSIDGIRNPAFENYSYGPSKAAVHALTRQLAATLVKRNILVNAIAPGPFPTWMLSTGVGTGGDVEATDWEAVGAAVPRGRVGTPEDIAGTALFLASRAGAFTVGEIITCDGGIVVA is encoded by the coding sequence ATGAGCCAACTGTCCATCGCTGACCTGTTCTCCGTCGCCGGCAAGACCGTGCTCGTCACCGGCGGATCACGGGGGATCGGCGAGATGATCGCCGCCGGGTTCCTCGCCAACGACGCCACGGTCTACATCAGCTCACGCAAGGCTGACGTCTGCGACGCCACCGCCGCCCGGCTCAGCGAGTCCCACAACAACCGCTGCACGTCGATCCCCGCCGACCTGTCCCGTCTCGAAGACGTCGACAGGCTCAGCGAAGCGGTCCGCGGTCGGGAAGAGCACCTCGACGTCCTTGTCAACAACGCCGGTGCCTCGTGGGGAGCACCGGTGGACGAATTTCCCGAGAACGGGTGGGACAAGGTGATGGACACCAACGTCAAGGGCGTGTTCTTCCTCACGCAGCGACTTCTCCCGCTGCTCCAGGCCGCCGCGACGCCGGAGTCGCCCGCCCGCGTGATCAACATTGGATCGATCGACGGCATCCGGAACCCGGCGTTCGAGAACTACTCCTATGGGCCGTCGAAGGCCGCTGTCCACGCCCTCACGCGCCAGCTCGCCGCCACCCTTGTCAAGCGCAACATCCTCGTCAACGCCATCGCCCCCGGACCGTTTCCGACGTGGATGCTCAGCACCGGCGTGGGAACCGGCGGCGACGTCGAAGCAACCGACTGGGAAGCGGTCGGCGCGGCCGTGCCCCGCGGGCGCGTCGGGACGCCCGAGGACATCGCCGGAACGGCTCTGTTCCTTGCTTCCCGAGCAGGCGCGTTCACCGTTGGCGAGATCATCACCTGCGACGGCGGCATCGTCGTCGCCTGA
- a CDS encoding nuclear transport factor 2 family protein, with product MNDRQQTEAIDPAELPEAITRYLDARQVKDTPRALSAFAADAVVIDEGKTYTGAKATENWMTEVATKYTYTVELISADRTDLSCYVVTNHLEGDFPGGEVDLRFQFTLEGGLIKNLTIEP from the coding sequence ATGAACGACCGACAACAGACTGAAGCGATTGACCCCGCCGAGCTGCCCGAGGCGATCACCCGCTACCTGGACGCCCGCCAGGTCAAGGACACACCCAGGGCACTCAGCGCCTTCGCGGCCGACGCCGTGGTCATCGACGAGGGTAAGACTTACACGGGCGCGAAGGCCACTGAGAACTGGATGACCGAGGTGGCGACCAAGTACACGTACACCGTTGAGCTCATCTCGGCTGACCGGACCGACCTCTCGTGCTATGTCGTGACCAATCACCTGGAAGGAGACTTCCCTGGTGGTGAGGTCGACCTCCGCTTCCAGTTCACCCTGGAGGGAGGGCTCATCAAGAACCTCACCATCGAGCCCTGA
- a CDS encoding MerR family transcriptional regulator: MPATLTIGDFSRITHLSVKTLRRYHEVGLLEPAEVDPQTGYRYYAAAQVPTAQVIHRFRELGMPVREVADVVATNDPEARAALIAQHLGRLENQLDQQRAAVSSLRRLLQPDPPPMDVELRRVEATTVAAVVATVELDEILAWYGEAMGALDRTLGAAGVSSVGPPGGLYDNKLFTEDRGEAVVYIPVADAPRLGRVRPFVIPAADLAITVHRGSHDDIDVSYGALGTYVSEHALGVAGPVHEIYLIGPRDTDERSSWRTEIGWPVFRTSAK; the protein is encoded by the coding sequence ATGCCTGCGACGCTGACCATCGGGGACTTCTCCCGGATCACGCACCTCAGCGTGAAGACGCTGCGCAGGTACCACGAGGTCGGGCTGCTCGAGCCCGCCGAGGTTGACCCCCAGACTGGCTACCGCTACTACGCTGCCGCCCAAGTACCCACGGCCCAGGTGATTCACCGGTTTCGCGAGCTGGGGATGCCGGTGCGTGAGGTCGCGGACGTGGTTGCCACCAACGACCCTGAGGCACGCGCTGCTTTGATCGCCCAACATCTCGGGCGGCTCGAGAATCAGCTCGATCAGCAAAGGGCTGCTGTGTCGTCCCTCCGTCGCCTGCTCCAACCCGACCCTCCCCCTATGGACGTCGAGCTTCGACGAGTGGAGGCGACCACTGTCGCGGCTGTGGTTGCCACGGTAGAGCTGGACGAGATTCTGGCCTGGTACGGCGAGGCCATGGGTGCGCTCGATCGGACCCTCGGAGCCGCCGGGGTGAGTTCGGTCGGTCCTCCCGGCGGTCTGTACGACAACAAGCTGTTCACCGAGGACCGGGGCGAGGCCGTCGTCTATATTCCGGTCGCAGATGCCCCCAGGCTGGGACGCGTCCGGCCGTTCGTCATTCCCGCCGCAGATCTGGCCATCACCGTGCACCGCGGCTCGCACGACGACATCGACGTCTCGTATGGGGCCTTGGGTACCTACGTCAGCGAACACGCCCTTGGCGTGGCCGGGCCCGTCCACGAGATCTACCTGATCGGGCCGCGCGACACCGACGAAAGGAGTTCATGGCGCACCGAGATCGGCTGGCCGGTCTTCCGCACTTCCGCCAAGTGA